From the genome of Primulina huaijiensis isolate GDHJ02 chromosome 11, ASM1229523v2, whole genome shotgun sequence:
AACCACAACACGTTCTACATAACAAATTAACGACTATACACCGAATATTCTTGTCTAAAATTCTCATATGTTTCGAAGAGCAATTTGCTTTCATGTATCTTACATCTTTTCAATTCTAACTAGTGCAAATATGACAAAATCCAATGAAAGTAATACATGAGATATACAAGTAACTTCTCATTTTGATACTTCAACATCTCTAAACCCATGTATTATTTATCTTTTCCACCCTTCTCCATCCCCTCCCCAACCCCAAAAAAACGATATTTGCTCAAGACCAATATTAGTAGCCCAACTGTTGGAGTTAATGGCTTTAGTGGTTCTCGGAGTAAACTAAGAGCAGATTTCAGAATAAGGTATTGTGATCGTGTCAAAATGACTTTATCCTGTAATAGATCGACAAAGGTTTTCAGCTGAATGGTGCAATATCAGTGTTTGAAACTAGATAAGCTGATTATATCCAAACTACATGTAGGACGTAACCAGTTTCACTAACTAGATTTTCTCATGTTAAAATCAATCgcgtaaaaataacatataaacCCAGCGAAAGAAGTTTAGCAGTGACTATACTTTGAAAGAAACTCTAGAAATCGAATACAATACCTGTTGCGCAAGAAATGAAAGGTCAATGTGTAACTATTGCCATGGCTGTGACAGTGAGACAGTAGGTGTTGATGCTTTCATCCCTTGTTTGCCATGTATCGCAAATTTGAGGATGTTGTACTGCTCACTGACAGAAGAATACAACGACTCCGCATATGCCTTTTTTGCCTGCAAAGAGAACAGCGTGGCAGCCATGAGGGCCCATATTGTTTAACATTATTCAAGGAGGGAGTTTTGTTTTCCCTTTCCCTCCCAAAAACTACCCATAACTTCTTGGAAGCTCAtctcaattttaatataaaaaccaCGCTGCATAATCGGAAATAAATGTTTGCCTGATTTACTATGAAATTAAAGGCACAAAATAGATGGCATTTTAtgagatgagaaaaagaagggaCAATACCATCCTAGAAACATTTAGATTATGAAAGTGAAATCTATCAATTCATATTGTGTTCGGAGCATTGGCAGCAATTTTAAAGTGAAGGAAGGTTATTGACTCAACCATGAACTCTTCTGTTCAGGAGCTTACTATCCTCGATCACGGCAGTTTTCAAGAGTATTATTAACTGCCAAATGTTACAGGATCCTCCGTCCATGATGTCACTCTAATTGAACAACATACTCCTTATCACCATATAACGCAGGCAAGACTTTGGTTTAAGAAAGAATCTTAAACTGATAAAGAGGAACTAATTCTTCGATTAAGTTCCAACTAATTCTTACTCATCACTCACATtcgtgaaaaaaatattacagcaagtataCCAGTTGACATCAAGTAAAGCGTGTGGATGGGTAAAATAAGTCTGCTAGCCAAGTAACAGATTTTGCACTGATACATCCCGAGACAACTTCAGTCTTGGTAGATTTACACGGAATATAAAGGATTTGTTTGCTTATGCAGCATCATTGCAGCATGAAATCTTTGTTTTTTATTACAATTTAACTAATTCTTTACAGCATGCTCCTTATATTTACAAATTCCCTGGGATTATCTTCACTTGCAACATCAGCTCCGCTGAGAAGATACGGAAGTCTACGTGGTGATTTAAGTACTTGACCTCGTTTATTTTCTAGATTTTCTAATATTATATGAGTTTTATATAATCCATAAAATTGTTCAAGTACACGGCATTAACGACGGACAGTCAATACAGCAACAATTAAGAGAAGTAACCTCTTCAGAATCTTCAAAAGCAGACGCAATTTCATGATAACTGATTTTGTGTGCAATTGAAATTCCAGTCCCATGAAAGCAAATCACTCTTTTCTCTCCAATTTCTTTCTCAACCTGTCATAAAGTTGCGAGTTGGATGCAGATGAATGAGCCAGACAGACTGCCAGAATAGATTAATAAACAAGAACAGACTCAGAAAATACCTTGAATGGAGGGGGCATAATATCATGGCAGAGTATGGCTAAGGGGTATAAATGACCAGGTTTACCAGCATGTTCTACTAATCTTCTCATGTTATCTACCGCGGATATGTCAAAAGGTGCCTGTACATCTTATGTATGGATAGATCAAACTTGGACTACAAAAATGAGGACTAGGCTAATCAGACCAGAAAGAACAAGCATAACATAACACTGTACATTGTTTAATAATCAGCCAGTTAACATAACAAAAGGAGAAGAAAAGAAGTGGCTGAAACTCAGAAAAGAGACTGGTGCAAATTCAAACTTTTTCAAGAGGCCGAAATCAAGATTTCATGGACTGAAGGCACAAGAGCATCAAAGATGATCTAACTGGAAAAACCAGAAAGATAGCATCTAATGCTAATATCACCTCCTAATGCAAATCACAAAGCCACAAGTAGCTTATGCTGTTTTCCATCCCATGCACACatctaataaaaaaacaaacagaAATAGCAATAATAACTCAAGGAAGCAAAGGACAATGGTTTCACAAGATGATTCTAAGCCCTTCATTTGGATATATTCTTACACTGTGAATTAATATGTAGAGGAAAACTAATCTTGAATGAAAGAACACATACTGGATACCATTCTTTAGTGACAGTATCTGGACGGTCCCGTCCACCACTTGGTGCGATCCAAATAATTTTTGATCCACTCCTACACCCAAGAAAGTGAACAAATTAGTCTCTCCAAAAACGTGATTGTTATCAGGGCCATAAAAGAGTATTACAGAAGCCTCATATAATATGTTATTGCATATATTATTAAATGCTTAATCAGTACAAAAGATTACATATGTCTAAATAGATATATTGAAAGGTAATGATTTGCTGATTGTGTCTCACATCTGGATCTCTCTCGCACCTCAAACATGTGGCTTGTTTCTTTACTTGGGCTAGTTCTAATGTTCGCAGAAAGATTGACAGAGGGCCTTGGTCAATGCTTACTGGTTACAATCTAATATGGATTCTTACGCTGAATTCTTAGTTCTTGGATGTGTTTCGGATCACTCAATATGTATTGTCTGAACTCTCGCTCCAAAAAAGAAGATTGGCTAGACCCTTTAAATATGTGGACCCTGCATGACAAGTTTGATAAATTAGTGATGGATATATGGCGGTTTTATGGATATGGGACTGCCCAGTTTGTATTCAAACAGAAACTCAATCAATGTAAGAAGCCTCTGAAGTCGCTAAATTCCATTCACTTTAGCCACATATCGGCAAGGACAAGTACAGCTAAGGCAGAACTTGAATATCTCCAATTGATTCACTTGAATGGAAGGGTGGTTAATAATGACTTGAAGTTTGTTAAGAAATCAACAGAAAAAAATCCTTGAAGCAGAAAGGATGTAATTACCTCAAGAATGATTGTTGCACCAAGTTTTTTCATGATTTGATTAAAAGGAGTAACAAGAGGGATGCAATTGTAGCAATTGATTTGGATGATGGCAGCTCTATGATGGATGTGAATATTATTGTTAATGAGTTCGTGAAGTATTACAAAAACATGCTTGGTACTAGAGTTCATCGTGAACCTTCAAACTAGTTTAGGGATGGGAATATGGTTTCAGCAGATCATCATAAGAAGCTTGTTGAACTTGTTTCTGCTGATGAGATCAAAATGGCACTCTGGATATTGACAATGACAAGGCCCCTGGATCAGATGGTTTTGGATCTTTGTTTTCAAGAAAACATGGGACAAAGTTGGGTATGATGTGTGTAAGACTGTCGAAAAAATTCTTTATTTCAGGGAAACTTCTCAAACAATGGAATCCCACTTCTATTGCTCTGATGCCTAAACCAAAGAATGCCTCCAAAGTTCATGATTTTCGACCGATATTGTGTCGTTTTATCTTTTACAAGATCATTTCGAAAATTCTCACTAATCGGCTTAGCACAGTCATGAAGCAAATTATTGATTGGGTTATGGAATGTGTCACCACCACCTCTTCCTCATGGTTTCTTCCAAGGGACAAGAGGCCACCGAAAGGGTTATCTTTTATTCCCCTTTCTGTTTGCCATATGCTCAGAGGGATTGACCAGGAAACTTAATTCTCTATGTAGAGAACCGAGCTTCAAACACCACCCCAAATGTGATCTATTGAATATCACGCATTTGGCATATGATGATGATTTGCTACTTTTCTCGAGGGGGATATGAATAGTGTACTAAAGATCGTGGCGTGTCTGGATGAGTTTGGTCGTACATCTGGGCTGAAAACCAACTTGctcaaatcaaatttatttggCAAGTGTGGATGCTTTGGTAAGTGAAGAAATAATGCAGATTACGGGCTTTCAGGCAGGGATCTTCCCTTAGCCATCAAGCTTTGTGCTGCCAATTACAGTGTTCTGGTAGAGGCAGTGTTCTGTAGATAGTATATCAACGTGCATTGGAAAATGGCCAAGAAACACTTCGTCTGTCTTATGCAGGCAAACTTGAGCTTATAAGGGCTGTCATTCAAGGGATTGAATGCTTCTGGTTACAGACTCTACCTGTTCCTTTTAGTATCATACATAAAATCTACTCGTTGAGTACGAAATTTATGCGGACAAGTAACCATCCGTCGATTGCCTGATACACCTTTTGCATATCAAAAGAAAATGGTGGTATGGGATTATGGGATTTGAGGTCGTGGAATAATGCGCTACTTGTCCAGACATTGTGGGAtattcacacaaaaaaaaagaCACCTACTGGATCAAATGGATAGATCAAGTTTTTCTTCGGAGGAGAAGTATATGGAATAGAAGGGTACGTAAGAATGACTATTGTCTTGTTTGGAAAATCATTTCAATTCGTGATGAGATCCTGGTTCATGGTTCAGTGGATGATTCTATAGCTCTGTTGAGTTGGTTCGTAGGAAAGAATGATATGCATAAAGCTGACAGTTTCTTTGCTCCAAATTATGGTGGTTAGTTGTTGGTTGACAGAGTTAATGTTTTTTCCTTATATCTTTTGGGCATGCCCAATATATTTGTATCTCTATTTTTTACATCAGTGATATGATCTTtcatgtcaaaaaaaaaaaataataacaaattcaAAATAGCAAAAAGAGCTCACtccaaaaattcaaatatatatatgggTCCATTTAAAACTGCTATAGACTCCAAGAGAGTTCCTCAAGAACAAAGTTACTATTCTGATTTcgaatatttttcctttaatgTAGACCAACTTCAACTAAAGTGGATTTCACAGAACTTTCATGGGAAAGATTTAAATCCTTGGAATTAAGCTCCATCGTAATCTTGTAAATGTTTTGTGAATACAAGCATAAAAATTGGTTTTGTTAGCTGTCGTTGACTTTCCGCTTACTTGGTTGCTTCATCTCACTTCTTCATGAACGATGTCTTTGAGTCTTTCATGTCTACctttttttataaacttttataaaatgcAAACCTTGTAATGGGGAAGAAATCCAAGCATGTGATATATCACGCTCACAATGAAAGTCAATATACACTCAATAATTAAAACAAGAATGCTTTACTCGTGCAGCCAGGCAAACTTCATATGGAGCACAGTTGAGAACATTAAACAAGATGATATGGAGAAAGTTTCTCTTAGCCTCGATGAATGCTGTCTAGATTTCAGGTGTTAATTTCAGGTTAACACGTTCAAGAAACACTCTGCTATAGATAGAGCCAAATGAGATTGTAATGACGGCTTTCTTGTGTTGATTGTTCCTGCTCATGCTCCTGTTCTTCTCCTCCCCTCCCTTCCCCTCCCCTCCCCTCCTCTATCTCTGGGTTGGTGCGGCAGGAGGCGGTGTTCTGGTGGTTGGAATTAAGTGCAGTTATAGATCTTTGGAAATTACTAATTTAGATTTTGTAGTTCTTTAGAAGCAATTCCCCAATGCAGTCCTCCACTCAACACAACCATTTTCAGAAGCTCATAAAAAATGACATCCCGCATAATTTTGAATAGTACTGTTTTATAAGTAAATGGTGTGTTTCTTAGAGTTTTAAACTCAGCTAAAGGCCTAAACTTCATATAAATTTAAACCAAAAGGCCATAGTGAATGACGCGGGGTGAGTTTTTTTCAACAGATAGTGTTGGTGAACTGAAGCATTTGATTTATGAGGACTTTCCAAGAAATATTCAAACAACGACCTCTAAAACTCCATAATTATCACAGAATTTTGCCAAATGAATGACTGAAGTACATAAGCTACCTCAAAAGAAAAGCCATTTCTTTCAAACTTTTGGTGTTTGCCTTCTTTTTCATATCTGTAAGTTCTGGGTCATCGTTCATGTGCTTTTTGGAATACACACATAGAAGGTTCCTGAGTAATTTAAAGCTCAATAGTTATTTAGCAACAAAAAGGATAAATCACCCCAATTATCTACTAAAAGAAAAATATCTACACACCTTCCCATACTAAATGGTTTGGACAGAGGATCTGTAATTACTCTATCCCCTGCCACATAGATCTGCATTCATGATCAACATATTGTAAAAACAAAACCAGAATGCATGATTGCAAGCCATAGGGATTTCATTGAAGGAATTCCAGTGATACCAAATCCTCAGCAAGATGCGGATGAGTGGATTCAAGCAACAAAGCAATGACTGCTGGGTCTGCCTCGGTTTGGTGGTTGGAGATTAAGATAACGTTCTCGCCCTGAAATTTACGACAATGAACACTGGATCAGAGATACACAAAATCGTATAACTTCATATTAAGAAAATCAATCAAGTTTTCATGATTTCAATATCGTAATTGctaatgattaagaaatgagaaGATGCAACCAATGAGAGCTAGTAGCATTCTAATAAACATGTCATTCTAGAAATAGAGAATGAGAAAAATTTAtagcaaaaaataatataagtgAATAGATATACAAGAAAACACACCACGAGATGGAGAGAATGGACGTATAAAGGATTTAGGGGAAGTAGGGAGAGAAGTTAGTAAAAAGGTCATAATAGTAAAATGTGGCATCCTATGTCTAACCCATCGTCACTAATAAGGAGTATTGACATGCAGACTAATAGGAAGTGAAAACGCTAAAGGTTTAATTACAAGAAAATGAATAAAGCCATCGGTGCAGCAAGActaaagaaaagaaattgatgCCATTTAGAATTTTCCACTAGTTTGACAAGAAAATAATGAAGCCCCCGtacttttaaaagagtttagtaAAGTGAGCGCGACACAGGCAGGTTCATTAGGTGGCAGGGCAAGGTATTTTCATATATACAGTTCTGCAAAAAAGAATGGATTCCTGGGAAAGTTCATACTATAAGAGTAGgagatattataaaaaaatgctTGAGTCAACAAAAATACTAGTAAGCAAAAGAACAGAAAAGCGATGGACCAAAGCACCAAAAATGTGCACCTGCTGAATCTTCTTTTCAATTTCACTGAAGACAGAGATGTTCCCAACATATGAATTTCTGAAAGGTCAAGTTGGTCAAGATTAAATGTGCAAGGGTAAAATATCACTGGAAtatcagaaaaaaaatttattatcattattattttgaaatcagAAAAGTATAATTATGTCCACAGATTCTAAATATCACAAGGGACAAAATTAAGATGATATAAGAGCAGAGTCCTAGTAATTCAAAATTTCACTATTTCTATAAAGGTCGAGTCTTGAAGCTATGCAAAAGAGGAATTGCACATGATTTTCAAGTTACTCCAGGAATCAGCCGCCTATAAGCCATATTTAGAATGAGATATTCGCAATAAAAATCGGTCACAAATACTATACCCATCAACTAGGACTGATGAGAGTCTCGTGAGGACACAGACGAATGGCATGGGATAGTCATGCATGCTATGGACCACGAGAATCACAGTAGACACAGGCTTTCGATCCCAAGAAGTTTTAAAACCAAAGATAACATGAAATGAGACAACAGATACGGAATAAATTGGAACAAAACAAGGTCCAAAAAATATCGGACGAAACAAGGATGCCCTACACAAAAGCAacacaaagattcaaacaaaaacataattttgagatgGAACCTCGACCCATCACTTAGCAAAGCAAGAACCTTGTTATATAATTCAACCTTGACCCGTTATCAACAAATGTGACAAGAACCTTTGTATATGAAATCCTACGTCGACTCACTGCTTAAAACGAAGCAAGAACCATAGGCGGAACCGGCCGAAACTGCGACTATTGTGGAAAGCCTAACCATACAAGGGAAACTTGCTACAAGTTGCATGGAAAACCGCACAATGATAGGATGAAAAAAACTAGCACTCCTACAGCAAATGTGGCCGAGTCATCTCCATTCAGTAAAGAGCAATTAGATCATCTTCTCAAATTGCTAAAATCTTATTCAATCATCACCTAATGTTCTCGTCGGTTCTATAGCACAAACAGGTAGCAATTTCAAAATATCATCCCAGGTTCATGGATTCAGGGGTTTCAGACCATATGACCAGCAATTCTCACTTGTTTGATTCCTATATTCCATGTTCAGGATATGAAAAGATTAGAATAGTTGATGGCAGTTTTTAATCGATTGCAGGAAAAGGACACGTTAAAATTTCATAACATATTACACTAAAATCTGTTTTACATGTGCCAAAACCTGCTTGTAATCTCCTTTATGTCAGCAAATTATCTAAGGATTCTGATTGTTCAGCTTTCTTTCTTCGATCCAGTTGTGTTTTTCAAGACCAGTCACCAGAACTCAGGGAAAATTATTGGAACTGACAGAGAAATGAATGGGCTGTACTACTTTGATGAAACTGCTTGCTAGAAAAATAAGGCTCATGGATTAGGTATAGCACTAGATCCACTTTTGAGTTTTCTCAATGATCGAGTAATGCTATGGCGTAGAAGATTAGGACATCCCGGTTTTCTGTACCTCAAAAATATAGTTCCTGCATTGTTTAATGGAATTAATTGTTCAAAATTTCACTGTGAAACTTGTCATTTTGCTAAAGATAATCGTGTTTCCTTTCCAGTAAAACCTTATTCTGCATCAAAACCATTTCACTTGATTCATATTGATGTTTAGGGACTATCAAAAGTTAAAACACTTACTGGAAAAAAATGGTTTGTGACCTTTATTGATGACCATGCAAGACTATGTTGGATttattttctggaaaaaaaaacgAAGAACAAAGGTTTAAAGATTTCTTTTACATGATTGAAAATCAATTTCAAACTAGAATTGACATTTTAAGATCTGATAATGAAGCTGAATAATCAACTTGTCATGATACGCCATTGCAGAAAGAAAAAATAGACATTTACTCGAGGTTGCTCAAGTCATTATGTTCTCAATGAATGTTCCAAAATATCTTTGGTGGGATGTCGGATGCTCTATTAAATGTTTGTTACTTGATAAATAGAATGTCATCtcgaattttgaaatttgacaCACCTTTGCAACCTTCCTTGATAAAATTTTGGTTGTGTTTCCTATGTATATATACCAAATGTTTTCCGTTCTAAAGTTGATCCAAAGTTTGAAAAAGTGTTTTCCTAGGCTATGTGTCTAACAAGAAGGGGTATAAAAGTTTTAACCCTCtcactaaaaaaattttgaaagcatAGATGTCAGATTTGTTGAGGACGAACCATTTTTCCAGGACTTCACCCGTTCCAAAAATTATACCAAAAGTTTATGTTCCCTTAATTGATTCTGATAAACATTTTCTTGGAAAAAAATGTTGCATCTTTGCCATTCATTAATTTATCTAAGACATGGGGAAAAAAGCCTCAACAAGAGCTTCAAGTCTACACCAGAAAAAAGTTTCTCAAAAGTGCAACAGCCACAGTTATTTTTCTCAAGCAAATGATCACTCCAATTTTCCGAATGATGGTCCTAGAATTCAGGGTAATATTCCTTCCACTCCTATTACCTCTTCATCGTTTCATATGATCTTGATATTCATATTGCACTTAGGAAAGGAACCTTAGCATGCACTAACCATCTCATTGTTGAGGATGACCCATGTTTTCATAAAAACTATCTTCAGGGGTGAACATGGTTGAGGAAGATAACTTTTGGGGACACTTTAACCGTTCCAGAAAGTATACTAAAGGTTATGTTCCCTTAATTGattctgataaaaaaaaattcttggaaAAATCTGTTGGAAATATGGAAACCAGAAGTTGTACCACATCTTTGCCGGTCATTACTTTATCTAAGACCGGGGGAGAAAAGCCTTAACAAGAGTTTCAAGTCTACACCAGAAGAAAGTTTCTCAAAATGCAACAGCCCCAATTATTGCTCAAGCAGATGATCAATCCAATTTTCCGAGTGATGGTCCTAGAATTGAGGGTAACATTCTTGCCACTCCTATTACCTCTTCGTCGTATATTGCACTTAGGAAAGGAACCCGAGTATGCACTAACCATCTCATTGCTAAGTTTTTGTCTTGTGCAAAATTGTCAAACACTCATATGGCATTTGTGTCTTGGATTTCTAATCTGTCTTTCCAAGAACTTTCCAGGAAGGGTTAGGTGATCCGAACTGGAAATTAGCAGTAatggaagaaatgaaagttaTCAATAGAAATAACACTTGGAACGTTGTTGGTCTACAAAAAGACAAGAAGACAGTTAGTTGCAAACGGGTATTTACGGTAAATGTAAATCAGACGGAAGTGTGGAAAGATACCAGGCGAGGCTTATAGCGAAAGGATTTACTCAAACTCATGGTATAGATTACCAAGAGAATTTTACCTGTCACTAAGAAAAAAGTCTCCTACAGTTAACTCCAACTAGCCACTTCATcaatttaatgttaaaaatgCATTCCTAAATGAAGATTTACAAGAAGTATACATGGACTTACCACTTACCACCAGGATTTGAATAAAGTTTGAAAAAATGAAAGTGTGCAGGTTGGAAAAAGCCTCGTACGGACTATGGCAATCCCCTAGAGCTTGGTTTGAGCGCTTTGGGAATGCGTGAATAGACATGGTTTTTCACAAAGCCAAGCTTGGTCACACTTTATTTTTCAAACATTCCACCAAAAGTAAATTGATCATCGTAATAGTCTAAGTTGATGACATTATCATGGCTGGAGACGATTATTTTCAGATAAATAACTTGAAGAAACACCTTGAAGTCGAATTTTATATCACGGACCTAGGACAACTGAAATTTTCTCACGATGGAGTTCGCCAAAACGAATGACGGGATTTTAACTTAATCAAAGAACAGAGATGATTGGTTGTAAGGCAACAGATACTCCAATTGAAATTAATGTTAAGTTAAAAGTTGTAGCACCAAATGAAGTGGTGGACTGAGAACGTTATCAAAGATTAGTTGGAAGGTCAATCTATTTGGCACATACTAAACCAGACATAGCTTATGCAGTAGTGTTATGCGCCAATTCAGCTTAAGGGAGAGTGTTTGAAGATTTCCTAGAATATTGTATATTTGTGTCTCAATTTTGGAGTTATATTTACATAATTTGAGAGATTTTAGCAgtccatttttcattttctttattagGAAGATTTGTTTCCTATTTAGTCTTAAAGTTGAGTCTTTATATATTGATGTACAGACATTATACGTATGAATAATAagaattatgaaaaaaatcttTTTGTTCTCGGTCAATTGTTTGATATGAGTGACAGGGCACCGCACCATAGAATAGCTATGACAATCAAACAACTTTACAAACCACGTGCAAATATACTTCAATTGTATTTTTCTACTAAAATCTAGTCAACAGTGTTTATTCTCTCAaggatttttaaaacaattaacGTTGAAGAATGTAAAACAGATTCTTTGTAAGCCATATTGCATTCAgatcttaaataattaaaaaaactcgAGCTTTTGAGGAGCAGCAGAGCTTACACTTACAAACAGGAAAACAGTAAAGTAGAATACCTCTACATAGCATTAGCCAACCGATTATGAACATCAATGACAggcatgaaataatttaaaagagaACTATGTGAAAACACCACATTTCGACAACACCAATTATCACTGTATAGTTGAAATGTCGATGAAAAACTggtaatccttaaaaattaatcaattgCAACTCGAACTTTCCTCACGTGCTGCATCTAATCACGGAACAATGATTTATTCCAAGTTCCAGCCAGGAATCTACAACAACAAGTACATCAAACTGAAACTAGGAATTGGTCATATTCCTCTAAATCTATAACCTCCAAATGTTGTTACACACAGCTCAAACTTCTTAAGCTTTACGAATCTTGACCAGTAAATCAAGTTTATACTCCATGTATGTCAGTTTCAATCAGTTTTTAATGTGGTAAGAGCTAACTTTCTGCAGAGCAGACATTTGGGCTCCAATCTGTCATAATCATACACCTAGTTGGCCTTAAGCAAGTAGCCGCAGCCATGCAGTATTGCATTCGAAGAGAATCGATCAGGCTCACCTTGTGCGTACCATTACTAAACAAGGCTATTGAGTATTGACTAAACATAAAAAGGCAGGTTTTTAACAGTTGTAGTTGCAGATATCATAGCATGGTACAAATTACAATCTCCATTGTTCATTC
Proteins encoded in this window:
- the LOC140987118 gene encoding glycerol-3-phosphate acyltransferase ATS12, chloroplastic, whose amino-acid sequence is MILSISSSSTATNFASALFPRVSTSKISCSVNSAAGGVWRRSCFLCASKLRGMADLLDEKKSSSTSSGAAADAVASSSTSDFDQRDVAPPRTFLDARSEQDLLLGIKKEAEAGRLPRNVAEGMEELYHNYRNAVFMGEHLEANEIVLSNMAVALDRIFMDVRDPFEFAAYHEAIREPFDYYMFGQNYIRPLIDFRNSYVGNISVFSEIEKKIQQGENVILISNHQTEADPAVIALLLESTHPHLAEDLIYVAGDRVITDPLSKPFSMGRNLLCVYSKKHMNDDPELTDMKKKANTKSLKEMAFLLRSGSKIIWIAPSGGRDRPDTVTKEWYPAPFDISAVDNMRRLVEHAGKPGHLYPLAILCHDIMPPPFKVEKEIGEKRVICFHGTGISIAHKISYHEIASAFEDSEEAKKAYAESLYSSVSEQYNILKFAIHGKQGMKASTPTVSLSQPWQ